One region of Archocentrus centrarchus isolate MPI-CPG fArcCen1 chromosome 6, fArcCen1, whole genome shotgun sequence genomic DNA includes:
- the eif4g2b gene encoding eukaryotic translation initiation factor 4 gamma 2b: MSGVMEVHNYFPGCMEKKRSRPRFSRLIAPFSPSFPILLILLSILHCQAAKVESVIAEGGASRFSASSGGGGGRGAPQHYPKTVGNSEFLGKTPGQSVQRWVPSRSTRRDVNSSNEKERHDAIFRKVRGILNKLTPEKFDKLCLELLNVGVDSKLVLKGIILLIVDKALEEPKYSSLYAQLCLRLAEDAPNFDGASSEIQTSQKQSTTFRRLLISKLQDEFENRTRNVEIYDKHDNPLTSEEEEQRAIAKIKMLGNIKFIGELGKLDLIHESILHKCIKTLLEKKKRVQLKDMGEDLECLCQIMRTVGPRLDHEKAKSLMDQYFGRMRSLMNNKELPARIRFLLQDTVELRENNWVPRKAFIDNGPKTINQIRQDAVKDLGVFIPAPMSQGMRMDFFLESPFMPSRMKLDRETLGGLADMFGQMPGSGIGTGPGVIQDRYSPTMGRHRTNPLFNGHSGHIAPPPQSQFDMGPKSFVKSNQVQNQHFLNQNQNHMAQQQVQSKDMPPRFSKKGQLNADEISLRPAQSFLLNKNQVPKLQPQIPTMMPPSAQPPRTQTPPLGQPPQLGLKTNPPPIQEKPQKTNKKPPPAREELLKMTEAVMTEYLSTKNLTEAVSGVREMKAPKHFLPEMLSKIIVCSLDCPDEGKEHASTLIHTLRTEGLITGENFMQAFLNVLDQCPKIEVDVPLVKSYLAQFAARAIIAELVSVAELAHPLENGTHFPLFLLCLQQTAKLKDREWLTDLFQQSKVNMQKMLPEIDQNKDRMLEILEGKGLSFLFPLLKLEKELLKQIKADPSPQSIYKWIKDNISPKLHTDKGFVNILMTSFLQYISQELCEAEGDDQLAAPSKEMLEQEKQLLLAFKPVMQKFLHDHTELQVSALYALQVHCNARGFPKGMLLRYFVNFYDMEIIEEEAFLAWKEDITQEFPGKGKALFQVNQWLTWLETAEEEESEDEAD; encoded by the exons ATGTCTGGGGTGATGGAGGTTCACAATTACTTTCCTGGCTGCATGGAGAAGAAGAGGTCAAGACCTCGTTTCAGCAGACTGATAG CACCGTTTTCCCCATCCTTTCCTATTCTTCTTATTCTTTTGAGTATTCTTCATTGTCAAGCCGCCAAAGTGGAGAGTGTGATTGCAGAAGGGGGTGCTTCTCGTTTCAG TGCTTCTTCGGGGGGAGGAGGTGGTAGGGGTGCACCTCAGCACTATCCCAAGACTGTCGGCAACAG CGAGTTCCTGGGGAAAACCCCAGGGCAAAGCGTTCAGAGATGGGTTCCTTCACGAAGCACTAGACGAGATGTCAACTCCAGCAATGAAAAAGAGCGACACGATGCAATCTTCAGGAAAGTGAGGGG CATACTCAACAAACTCACGCCTGAGAAGTTTGACAAGCTATGCCTTGAGCTCCTGAATGTGGGCGTAGATTCAAAACTCGTCCTTAAAGGAATCATCTTGCTG ATTGTAGACAAAGCCCTAGAAGAGCCCAAGTATAGCTCGCTCTATGCTCAGCTATGTCTGCGCTTGGCAGAGGACGCACCAAACTTTGATGGCGCTTCATCTGAGATCCAAACATCCCAAAAGCAGAGCACA ACCTTCAGAAGACTGCTGATTTCCAAGCTTCAAGATGAATTTGAAAACCGCACCAGAAATGTTGAAA TCTATGACAAACATGACAACCCTCTTACTtctgaggaggaggaacagCGTGCCATTGCCAAGATCAAGATGCTTGGCAACATTAAATTCATCGGGGAACTTGGCAAACTCGACCTCATCCATGAATCTATCCTTcataaatgcatcaaaaca CTtctggaaaagaagaagagagtcCAGCTCAAGGATATGGGGGAGGATCTGGAATGCCTCTGTCAGATAATGAGAACCGTGGGGCCGAGACTCGACCATGAGAAAGCAAAG TCTTTAATGGATCAGTACTTTGGCCGTATGCGATCCTTAATGAACAACAAGGAGTTGCCCGCGAGGATCCGGTTCCTGCTGCAAGATACAGTGGAACTTCGAGAAAACAACTGGGTCCCCCGTAAGGCTTTCATTGACAACGGACCAAAGACAATTAACCAGATCCGTCaagatgcagtgaag GATTTGGGTGTTTTCATCCCAGCACCCATGTCTCAAGGGATGAGGATGGACTTCTTCCTGGAAAGCCCTTTCATGCCCAGCAGAATGAAACTGGACAGAGAGACTCTTGGGGGATTGGCTGACATGTTCGGACAGATGCCAG GCAGTGGGATTGGAACTGGCCCTGGGGTTATTCAGGACAGGTACTCACCCACTATGGGACGCCATCGCACCAACCCCCTCTTCAACGGCCACAGCGGCCACATTGCCCCTCCACCTCAGTCACAGTTTGACATGGGGCCCAAGTCTTTTGTTAAGTCCAACCAG GTTCAGAACCAGCATTTCCTcaaccagaaccagaaccacATGGCCCAGCAGCAGGTCCAGTCCAAGGACATGCCTCCACGATTCAGCAAGAAAGGACAGCTCAATGCGGACGAG ATCAGCCTGAGGCCTGCTCAGTCATTCCTTCTCAATAAGAACCAGGTGCCCAAACTCCAGCCTCAGATCCCGACCATGATGCCTCCCAGTGCCCAGCCCCCACGTACTCAAACTCCCCCTCTGGGTCAG CCTCCACAGCTTGGCCTGAAGACCAACCCTCCACCTATTCAAGAGAAACCTCAGAAGACGAACAAGAAACCACCTCCTGCCAGGGAGGAGCTTCTTAAGATGACA GAGGCAGTCATGACTGAGTACTTGAGCACTAAGAACCTAACTGAGGCTGTGAGTGGTGTGCGAGAGATGAAGGCGCCAAAGCATTTTCTGCCAGAGATGCTCAGTAAAATCATTGTGTGCTCACTGGATTGTCCTGATGAGGGCAAGGAACATGCCAGCACTCTGATTCACACGCTGCGCACTGAGGGCCTCATCACTGGCGAGAACTTCATGCAG GCTTTCCTCAACGTCCTGGACCAGTGCCCTAAGATCGAGGTGGACGTACCCCTGGTGAAGTCCTATCTGGCCCAGTTTGCAGCTCGGGCTATCATTGCAGAGCTGGTGAGCGTGGCAGAGCTCGCTCACCCCCTGGAGAACGGAACCCACTTCCCACTCTTCTTGCTCTGCTTGCAGCAGACAGCCAAGCTGAAAGACCGTGAGTGGCTCACCGACCTCTTCCAGCAGAGCAAGGTCAATATGCAGAAGATGCTCCCAG AAATTGATCAAAACAAGGACCGCATGCTGGAGATCCTGGAGGGGAAGGGCCTGAGCTTCCTCTTCCCGCTGCTGAAGCTGGAGAAGGAGCTGCTGAAGCAGATAAAGGCAGATCCCTCTCCACAGTCCATCTACAAGTGGATTAAAGACAACATTTCACCCAAGCTTCACACTGATAAAGGCTTTGTCAACATCCTCATGACCAG TTTCCTCCAGTACATCTCCCAGGAGCTGTGTGAGGCGGAGGGTGATGACCAGCTGGCGGCACCCTCTAAAGAGATGCTGGAGCAggagaaacagctgctgctggccTTCAAGCCCGTCATGCAGAAGTTTCTGCACGACCATACCGAGCTGCAGGTCAGCGCCCTCTATGCCTTGCAGGTGCACTGCAATGCCAGAGGATTCCCTAAAG GCATGCTGCTGCGCTACTTTGTCAACTTCTACGACATGGAGATCATTGAAGAAGAAGCCTTCCTTGCATGGAAAGAAGACATTACCCAAGAATTCCCTGGAAAAGGAAAAGCTTTATTCCAG GTAAACCAGTGGCTCACCTGGCTGGagacagcagaggaggaggagtctgaGGACGAAGCAGACTAA